A genomic segment from Tuwongella immobilis encodes:
- a CDS encoding serine/threonine protein kinase, with protein MTVDSTTSLLEHALRLGLLTRDQLDQLYRDPETPLQQLDALQEFLIHRQLLTRHQAETIRSGQGGELIFSGYRILEPSPHPARTRLPGRSDLAIHPQLHTIVQIDRLEPHRVPPTDTLADILKRAQQASRYAEAALVNVIDAGSHQQQAFLVTESPDGQDVYSRVRSHGAISVPQACKWLHPIAVALGRLHQAGIVHGEIRPGNLLITPAGIVKLVGTGQVVREGPLRHRSDLSPHKPHEQASFQPEERWDSGNPTAAADVYSLAASFMFLIIGDLPGSAAPSAAVVKALGSMAGFLKTALSRNPAERPAASAFAEILKAYQDDSESEEAPLGVAQFPADVPLASLTGTSHLRAEAEDAVPFALDASANSQNSAGILIADPVSGILSKPPEIDGPIDAFVPSFGPPDVVPPPNAFIPPVQSPQPFVPEAPAFVPHLPTTASHFTPPPLPPAGVFTPGMPQPLPPMGHPGQAMPHAGHYPAPAYPQPGYPQAHYVAAPAAGLMGEPATADDPYSNVDQEGNDSPPPRRRQTGGSNWKLLALGGLTLHLTAMLLLAAFFLGWFNSSKPAPTSPQERKKSRLPPPPGNSRVEPPQAPMIRSA; from the coding sequence ATGACTGTGGATTCCACAACTTCGCTGCTCGAACACGCACTCCGCCTCGGGTTGTTGACCCGCGATCAACTCGACCAGTTGTACCGCGATCCGGAAACACCCCTGCAGCAACTCGATGCCCTGCAAGAGTTTCTGATTCACCGCCAACTGCTAACCCGCCACCAAGCGGAGACGATCCGCAGCGGCCAAGGCGGTGAATTGATCTTCAGTGGCTATCGCATTCTGGAACCGTCTCCGCATCCTGCCCGCACCCGGCTGCCAGGTCGAAGCGATTTGGCCATTCATCCGCAGCTTCACACGATCGTTCAAATTGATCGACTCGAACCGCATCGCGTGCCCCCAACCGACACCCTCGCCGACATTCTGAAACGTGCCCAACAAGCCAGCCGATATGCCGAAGCCGCACTGGTCAACGTGATCGATGCCGGGTCGCATCAGCAGCAAGCGTTTCTCGTGACGGAATCGCCCGATGGGCAGGATGTCTATTCCCGCGTCCGCAGTCATGGTGCCATTTCGGTGCCGCAGGCGTGTAAGTGGCTGCACCCAATCGCCGTTGCGCTCGGTCGGCTGCATCAGGCGGGGATTGTTCACGGCGAAATTCGCCCCGGCAATCTGCTGATTACGCCAGCCGGAATTGTGAAATTGGTCGGCACCGGCCAGGTGGTCCGCGAAGGGCCGCTGCGTCACCGTTCCGATCTCTCGCCCCACAAGCCGCACGAACAGGCATCGTTCCAACCCGAGGAACGCTGGGATTCCGGTAATCCGACCGCCGCCGCCGATGTCTATTCGCTCGCGGCCTCGTTCATGTTTCTGATCATCGGCGATTTGCCGGGGAGCGCGGCCCCCTCCGCAGCGGTCGTCAAAGCCTTGGGATCGATGGCAGGCTTTTTGAAGACCGCCCTGAGTCGCAATCCCGCCGAACGCCCCGCCGCCAGCGCATTCGCCGAAATTCTCAAAGCGTATCAAGATGATTCCGAATCCGAAGAAGCACCACTCGGAGTCGCACAATTCCCAGCCGATGTGCCCCTGGCATCGCTCACTGGCACCTCGCATTTGCGCGCGGAAGCCGAAGATGCCGTGCCATTTGCGCTCGATGCATCCGCCAACTCTCAAAATTCTGCCGGGATTTTAATCGCCGATCCTGTTTCGGGAATTCTCTCGAAGCCACCGGAAATCGACGGCCCAATTGATGCGTTCGTGCCCAGTTTCGGCCCACCCGACGTGGTGCCGCCCCCCAACGCATTTATCCCCCCCGTGCAATCGCCGCAACCCTTTGTGCCAGAAGCACCTGCGTTTGTCCCGCATCTGCCCACGACCGCGTCGCATTTTACTCCGCCACCCCTCCCGCCAGCCGGGGTATTCACGCCCGGCATGCCGCAACCGCTTCCGCCGATGGGTCACCCCGGCCAAGCGATGCCCCACGCCGGTCACTATCCCGCTCCGGCCTACCCGCAGCCTGGCTATCCCCAGGCCCATTATGTGGCCGCACCTGCCGCCGGTTTGATGGGTGAGCCAGCGACCGCCGATGATCCGTACTCTAATGTCGATCAAGAAGGTAATGATTCACCTCCGCCGCGCCGCCGTCAAACAGGTGGCAGCAACTGGAAGTTGTTGGCATTGGGTGGGTTAACGCTGCACCTAACCGCGATGTTGTTGCTGGCGGCCTTCTTCCTCGGTTGGTTTAATAGTTCGAAGCCCGCCCCGACATCTCCGCAAGAGCGGAAGAAATCGCGGCTGCCGCCCCCACCGGGCAACTCTCGTGTCGAACCACCCCAAGCCCCCATGATCCGCTCCGCGTGA